Proteins encoded together in one Salmo trutta chromosome 3, fSalTru1.1, whole genome shotgun sequence window:
- the eif1ad gene encoding putative RNA-binding protein EIF1AD has protein sequence MSQATKRKHVVKEQTLDDYVTPTENQQIVRVLGSRGNNLHEAVTAQGENFLISMPPKFRKNLWIKRGDYVIVDPIEEGEKVRGEISFILYRDHIQHLQKLSLWPEAFTDEPPSEERTDAPQPREGRREEKVEEDCGSDHSTDSEDDESDLFVNTNRCNVHYSESEEDSEDEEKAEEDKVESSF, from the exons ATGTCACAGGCTACTAAACGCAAGCATGTTGTCAAGGAGCAGACACTAGACGACTACGTCACACCTACAGAGAACCAACAGATCGTCAGG GTTCTTGGTAGTCGTGGCAACAACCTGCACGAGGCTGTCACGGCCCAGGGGGAGAACTTCCTGATCAGCATGCCCCCAAAATTCCGCAAGAACCTTTGGATTAAGAGAG gTGACTATGTGATTGTAGACCctatagaggagggagagaaggtgagggGAGAGATCAGCTTTATACTCTACAGAGACCACATTCAGCACCTGCAGAAACTCTCACTCTG GCCTGAGGCCTTCACAGACGAGCCCCCATCGGAAGAGAGAACAGATGCACCACAGcccagggaggggagaagggaggagaaggtagaggaggaTTGTGGGAGTGATCACAGTACTGACTCAGAGGATGACGAGAGCGATCTCTTCGTCAACACCAACCGCTGTAACGTCCACTACAGTGAGAGTGAGGAAGACAGTGAGGATGAGGAGAAGGCTGAAGAGGATAAAGTGGAGAGCAGCTTTTAG
- the LOC115169002 gene encoding N-acetyllactosaminide beta-1,3-N-acetylglucosaminyltransferase 2 → MARYHCRWRRVLLCLCCAPCVLVGSLCVYVTLAVCYGMTTSTSLSSPAPIPQILPENFIAPGLTRNVYLAPHPTSSFWDPKPHGGALWNRLQLHIDRHYNPILMPKSSKEHNDHLDTNNNNANHFQFALPTLSAGFSEIGNLTSQMEDFQELPLQMQMFVNSMHFRDYPVLIEPAKLCGRGLRKGQGPLLLLAIKTQGLNFENRQAIRHTWGWAGRVAGATGKGGVVRRVFLLGKNHEEPHVDISELLQLENRHYGDILQWDFHDSFFNLTLKDVLLWDWLSAHCPLARFIFKGDDDVLLRTPALLDYLREQTIQSGGPRSEVMKGFMVGDVIRAAVPNRVNSTKYFIPDSFYKGLYPPYGGGGGVVYSGELALRLNRISRRVHLYPIDDVYVGMCLHRLGVHPIHHPAFLTFDFPKKEGVEQCAYHTILLVHKRSPAQVMKLWSEIMRNQTECSNTILRTEKEKKNTLLIDPFSVKDNEGQELLTDPWGSSGNSAL, encoded by the coding sequence ATGGCGCGATACCATTGCCGGTGGCGACGGGTGCTCCTGTGCCTGTGCTGTGCTCCCTGTGTTCTGGtagggtctctctgtgtgtacgtCACCCTGGCTGTGTGTTATGGTATGACCACCAGTACAAGCCTGAGCAGCCCTGCCCCTATCCCACAAATTCTACCAGAGAACTTCATTGCACCAGGGCTTACCAGAAATGTCTACCTGGCCCCACACCCCACCAGCTCCTTCTGGGACCCCAAGCCCCACGGAGGGGCCCTCTGGAACCGGCTTCAGCTACACATTGACCGCCATTACAATCCCATCCTGATGCCCAAATCCAGCAAAGAGCACAATGACCATCTTGATaccaataataataatgcaaACCATTTTCAGTTTGCCCTCCCCACCTTGAGTGCAGGGTTCTCTGAGATCGGGAACTTGACATCTCAAATGGAGGATTTTCAGGAGCTGCCCCTGCAGATGCAGATGTTTGTGAACTCTATGCATTTCAGGGACTACCCTGTCCTCATTGAGCCTGCTAAACTGTGTGGACGTGGGCTAAGGAAGGGGCAGGGCCCTCTTCTACTGCTGGCCATCAAGACCCAGGGCCTGAACTTTGAGAACCGTCAGGCCATCCGGCACACATGGGGCTGGGCGGGGCGGGTGGCAGGGGCGACGGGGAAAGGCGGGGTGGTGCGGAGagtcttcctcctggggaagAACCATGAAGAACCCCATGTGGACATCAGTGAGCTGCTGCAGCTGGAGAACCGCCACTACGGGGACATCCTCCAGTGGGACTTTCATGACTCCTTCTTTAACCTCACCCTGAAGGACGTGCTGCTGTGGGACTGGCTCTCCGCCCACTGCCCCCTGGCACGCTTCATCTTTAAAGGGGACGATGACGTCCTGTTGCGGACCCCTGCTCTCTTAGACTACCTCCGGGAGCAGACGATCCAGTCAGGGGGGCCCAGGTCAGAGGTTATGAAGGGATTCATGGTAGGGGATGTGATACGAGCGGCTGTCCCCAACAGAGTCAACTCTACCAAGTACTTTATTCCTGATAGTTTCTATAAGGGGCTGTACCCTCCGTacgggggtgggggaggggtggtgtACTCAGGGGAGCTGGCCCTGCGGCTCAACCGTATCTCCCGGAGAGTTCACCTATATCCCATTGATGATGTCTACGTGGGCATGTGCCTCCACAGGCTCGGGGTCCACCCCATCCACCACCCCGCCTTCCTCACCTTCGACTTCCCCAAGAAAGAGGGGGTGGAGCAGTGTGCGTACCACACTATCTTACTGGTACACAAACGCAGCCCTGCTCAGGTGATGAAGCTGTGGTCGGAGATAATGAGGAACCAGACAGAATGCAGCAACACCATCCTGAGAACTGAGAAGGAGAAAAAGAATACACTTCTGATAGATCCATTTAGTGTGAAAGACAACGAGGGACAGGAACTTCTGACAGATCCATGGGGTAGTTCTGGAAATTCAGCTCTATAG